The Moorena producens PAL-8-15-08-1 genomic interval TTACTGTCAGGATATTACTTGCCCGCTCCCGGCAAACTTTGACTCCCTGGCGAGGTACTTGCCAACCGCCAATGCCCAGTTGCACTAAGTTCTTGGCTGGAGCATTCCTCATGTTAGTTGCATGAAACCAAGGGCAGGTGTGCATCCGCTCATCCAGGTCGGTTTCCTGGGTATCTACATGGCGATCAAAGTGGATAATGCCAACTTTCTTGTCCCCTAAGTGCCGACAAATACCCCGAACGGTAGGAAATCCGATGGAATGATCTCCTCCCAAAATGATTGGAAACGCTCCAGAGCTGAAGATGTGAGCAATGCCTCTAGAAATCTGGTCAAATGACTTTTCGTTGTTGGCTGGAATGGTAAAAATATCTCCCACGTCACAGAGGGTAATTTGCTCTCGCAGGTCAATCCCCAACTCAAAGTTGTAAGGGGTGTACAAGGCAGAAATGCGGCGAATGCCTTGGGGACCAAAGCGGGTTCCAGGGCGATAGGTGGTTCCCGAGTCGTGGGGAACCCCGACAATGGCTACATCGTATGACTCAACCTGGCGAACATCTTCGAGATAGGGCGCTTTGAGGAAGGTATTGATGCCAGCGTAGTGAGGTAGTTCACCACGGGAAAAGGTGGGAATAGTGCGATCGCTAATACTCTGTGCTGCTTCCAGCCCGTATTCGAGCCCCCTTGACACCTCCTGCTGCCATCCCGTCAATGGTAGTTGAGCTTCACGCTCCAGGGCACGTTCCGCCTCAGAAGAATTTGAACTGTTACTGCCTGGGCTTTCAAACAAGGGGTTTTCAGAAGAATTTTCAGTCATTTGCACTCCCGAGAAGTTTTCAAAACATCTTAATCAGCGACTTATAGCCTACATTCCGCAGGTTGGACATGAAAGCTATGGTATTTTTTAAACTTCTCACCGATAGGTTCGGAAATTATAAACCTACAGATTTCTTTTACCTAAGTTCGAGATCGTCACCCTTGGTTTAGGGGTGCAGGGGAGGCAAGGGAGCCAGGGGAAGTACGGGAAGCAATGATAAATTACAACGGTCTTACCCCCTACTGTTCTTCATCGAGTAGTTTGCAGACAGACCCTAGAAATCAAGGAAACTGATTTAATCTAATACACTTGTGGATTCACACAATAGGGTAATGGCTTACCCAAAAGTCCAGCAATAAGATTATTCACCGCCATCGTAGCCATTTGCGATCGCGTTTGGTAGGTTGCACTGCCAATGTGAGGGGTAATGATCAGATTATCCAAGGTCAACAACGGACTATCCATGGGAATAGGTTCTGGTTTAGTTACGTCCAGAGCAGCAGCAGCGATTTGACCATTGCTTAGAGCTTGGTACAATGCTTCTGGATCTACGATTGCTCCTCGTGCGGTGTTGATCAAGATAGCCGAGGATTTCATCAGCTCAAACTGGGGAGTACTAAATAGATGGTAGGTTTCTTCAGACAGAGCAGTGTGAATGGTAATAAAGTCTGATTCCCTTAGCAACACGTCGAATTCAGCATACTTTACACCAAGGGATTCTTCTAATTCTGAGTCCCGTCGATGCCGACTGTAATAAAGAATTTCCATATCAAACCCTCGCCCACGACGAGCAACAGCTTGACCAATGCGTCCAAAGC includes:
- a CDS encoding 2-hydroxyacid dehydrogenase, yielding MSQPKVFITRRLPDTRLEQLHQIANVEIWPERQPPLYEVLLNKVKEIDGLLCLLTDSIDKQIIEAAPSLKVISQLAVGYDNIDISAATIRGIPIGHTPGVLTEATADLAWTLLMATARRVIEADKFVRAGHWQTWEPTLLLGPNISGATLGIVGFGRIGQAVARRGRGFDMEILYYSRHRRDSELEESLGVKYAEFDVLLRESDFITIHTALSEETYHLFSTPQFELMKSSAILINTARGAIVDPEALYQALSNGQIAAAALDVTKPEPIPMDSPLLTLDNLIITPHIGSATYQTRSQMATMAVNNLIAGLLGKPLPYCVNPQVY
- a CDS encoding agmatinase family protein, with the protein product MTENSSENPLFESPGSNSSNSSEAERALEREAQLPLTGWQQEVSRGLEYGLEAAQSISDRTIPTFSRGELPHYAGINTFLKAPYLEDVRQVESYDVAIVGVPHDSGTTYRPGTRFGPQGIRRISALYTPYNFELGIDLREQITLCDVGDIFTIPANNEKSFDQISRGIAHIFSSGAFPIILGGDHSIGFPTVRGICRHLGDKKVGIIHFDRHVDTQETDLDERMHTCPWFHATNMRNAPAKNLVQLGIGGWQVPRQGVKVCRERASNILTVTDITEMGLDAAVEFALERALDGTDCIYISFDIDCIDAGFVPGTGWPEPGGLLPREALYLLGKIVQQAPVCGLEVVEVSPPYDISDITALMATRVICDTMAHLVLSGQLPRQEKPSYIHPEAQPELVDWT